The Novibacillus thermophilus genome segment GACGGGATGATGTTTCATAACGTTTTATGCACATTGAATTGACATAAATTTAGACTAAGTATAATATCAATTAAGGGGAAATCCTCATGCGTTCCAAAGTTCACCTTACAACTCAGAGAAAAGCTGTATACGAAGTGATTCGGGAGTCGAACGATCATCCGACAGCGGCTACCATTATCGAGCGTCTCCGCGATCGGGGACACAACTTCGCCTATGGAACGATCTACAACTCCCTTCGCTATTTGACGGACGTTGGACTGATCCGAGAACTAAGAGTCGGCGATGCCGCCAGCCGCTATGACGCGAATGTGGAAGAACACCATCACATTATGTGTCACGTGTGCGGAAAAATAGACGAAGTGAATGTCACCTTGCCGGAAGAATGGCTCGACGCCGTGGCCAAAGAAACGAACTACGTGGTGGACGCTCCCTTAACTTCGCATCAGGTTGTGTTGAAAGGAGTGTGTTCGAGCTGCCGTAACAGTGCGCGTGCCTGGTTTGTCTAAAAATTAAAAAAATGGGAGAGATTTTATGGCTGACAGGAAAAAGTTGACGACGGCAACGGGAAATCCGGTGTCGGACAATCAAAATTCAATGACGGCGGGATCCCGGGGTCCGACGCTGTTGCAAGACATTCACCTGATCGAGAAACTGGCCCACTTTGATCGCGAACGCATTCCGGAGCGCGTCGTCCATGCCAAAGGAGCCGGTGCTTTCGGTTATTTTGAAGTGACCCATGACGTGACGAAGTGGACAAAAGCGAAATTCCTCTCAGAAGTCGGTAAACGCACGCCAATGCTTGCGCGCTTTTCCACGGTTGCCGGTGAAAAGGGCTCTGCCGACACGGAGCGGGACCCGCGCGGCTTTGCCCTCAAATTTTACACGGAAGATGGCAACTACGATTTAGTTGGCAACAACACACCTGTTTTCTTCATTCGCGATGCGATTAAATTTCCTGACTTTATCCATACGCAGAAACGGAATCCGGCCACTAACTTGAAAGATCCAAACGCGGCGTGGGACTTCTGGTCGCTGTCACCGGAATCACTGCACCAAGTGACGATTTTGTTCTCGGACCGCGGCATCCCGAAGTCGTATCGCCACATGAACGGGTACGGCAGTCACACCTTTAAGTGGACAAATGCCGATGGCGAGTCGGTGTGGATTAAATACCACTTTAAGACTGACCAAGGCATTCAAAACTTGACGCAAGAAGAAGCGACGCGCTTGGCAGGTGAAGACCCGGATTACGCTACGCGGGATCTGTATGAAGCGGTAGCACGAGGCGACTACCCGTCCTGGACGATGTACGTGCAAATCATGCCGCTGGAAGAGGCGAAGACGTACCGCTTTGATCCGTTCGATGTGACGAAAGTGTGGCCACATAAAGACTACCCGTTAATTCCTGTCGGCAAAATGGTCTTGAACCGCAACCCGGAAAACTATTTTGTCGACATTGAGCAAGCGGCGTTCTCTCCGGCCAAAATCGTTCCCGGTATCGGGTTCTCACCGGATAAAATGTTACAGGGGCGACTGTTCTCATACTCGGATACGCATCGATACCGGTTGGGCACCAATTACGAACTGCTCCCGCCCAACAGAGCGCGTAACGAAGTGAACAACTACCAGCGCGACGGCGCGATGCGCTTTGACGAAAACGGCGGCGGCTCAGTCAACTATGAACCGAACAGTTACAACGGGCCGGTTGAATCACCTGAAGACAAGCAAGATCCTTTTGAAGTTTCAGGAATGGCGGACAGTGTCTCGTACGATCGCGACGACCACTACACCCAACCCGGGAACTTGTACCGCCTGATGAGTGAGGAAGAACGGGCCCGTTTGGTGGAAAACATCGTCAATCACATGCGCCCGGTGAAAGAAGACATTAAATTGCGGCAGATTGAACACTTCCGCAAGGCCGATCCCGAATACGGTGCGCGCGTGGCGGAAGGCCTCGGGTTGACGGCCGCTATCGAAAAGTAAGAAAAAATCCGGCAATTGGCGAACCCCTCTTCAGAGGGGTTCGTTTAGATTTTTGCAGTCAAAAGTGGTAAATTGTTGATAAGGGCTCCGTGCCACAAACACTGTTTTCCCGCAGCGTACAAGCTGACATATGGGGATGCCATCTACTGGCGGCATCTGCAGCGGAAATAATGAGTGTGCCACCCATTTTTTGAAAATTTAGTGTCAGGGAAAAGGAGTGAGCATCTTGGCGACAATCGAAGATTGGAACAAGCTCGACATTCGCGTCGGTGAAGTGTTGGACGTGAAAGACTTTCCGGAGGCGCGAAAGCCGGCATACCGCCTTTGGATCGACTTCGGCGAGGCACTAGGGGTCAAACAGTCGAGCGCCCAAATTACGGAACTGTATGACAAAGAAGATTTGCAAGGCCGACAGGTGATTGCGGTCGTGAATTTTCCACCGCTTCGCATCGCGGGATTCAAATCAGAAGTGTTGGTGCTCGGGGTTTACGCCAAAGAGGGAGTCGTCTTGCTCCAACCGGACCGGAACGTGCGCAAAGGGGACAAAATTGGATAAAACGGTGCGGTCAGCTGATTACGATGTCCGTTACAGTTTTCGAAGCTTAACCCCTTGAATGAAATGGTTCGGACCCTTTTCTAAAATGAGGTGAGCGCGCCATTTAGTCGGTAGTATGTTACGCCTCAAATTCCGTCCGTTTATTTCACGCCAAATGCCCATCGCTGTTTCCTCTGCTTCCTCTTCTGACAAATCGGCATAGCGGTGAAAATAGGAAGCAGGGTTGCTGAACGCTGTCCGCTGTAACACTTTGAACCTTTCCACATACCAGCGGGCGATGTCTTCCTCCTTGGCGTCCACATAAATAGAAAAATCGAAAAAGTCCGATACGAAAAGCTGTGGGATGTAGCGGCCGTTTCGTTGTTCGGATTCTCCCGTTTGCAGTACGTTCAGCCCTTCGACGATGACGATGTCCGGCTGGCGGATGACTTGAACTTCATTGGGCAGAATGTCATACGCCAGGTGGGAGTAAACGGGAGCGGTCACTTCTGGCTGGCCCGACTTCACGTCGTACAAAAATTGCAGCAGGCGTCGAATGTCGTAACTTTCTGGAAACCCTTTGCGCTTCATTAAACCGCGTTCTTCCAAAATCCGGTTCGGGTATAAAAACCCGTCTGTCGTGACGAGGTCGACTTTAGGGTGGTTGGGCCAGCGAGACAACAACGTTTGCAGAATGCGGGCGGTCGTGCTTTTGCCGACCGCTACACTTCCGGCAATACCAATGATGTAAGGGACTTTCTCGTTAGGGTGCCCTAAAAAAGTTTTCGTCGCCCTGTACGCATCTTGGCTGCTGGCAACGTATAGATTGAGTAGCCTGGAGAGGGGCAAGTAGATTTCCGATACTTCTTCTAGTGAAATTTTCTCGTTAATTCCTCGCAATTTGACCAGTTCTTCCTCTGTTAGCGGGAGAGGCGTCGAATTGCGCAGTTGGCGCCACTCTTCCCGCGTAAAAGACAAGTATGGGGACAGGTGTTCACTGTGTGCCATCTCCGGGTCTCCTGTGTGTGAAATGGAGTCAATACTTTTCTTATTTTGACAAAAATCTCTTCTCTTTTCAATAAAAAATGACCCTGTACATGAAGGGGGTTGGACGAACAAAGGAGAGTGGATTATCATTATACCTGACGTGTCAGTATAGAGGGAGTGGACCGTGTGGAAGACCTTGAGATAAAAAAGAAAATCACAATCATGGTGGCCGTTATGGCTTCAGTGTTGTTCGTCGCCTTGAATCAGACGATTGTCGGAACGGCGTTGCCGATGATCGTCGCAGACATAGGCGGCATTCACTATTTTAACTGGGTGTTTACGGCGTTTATGCTGGCTTCCAGTGTGACGGCAATACTCGTGGGGAAACTGTCTGACATCTATGGGAGAAAGCCGTTTATACTGGCTGGTCTCGCTATCTTTACCATCGGCTCTCTTTTGAACGGGACGTCGGACACTATCTTCCAGTTAATCGCGTACCGCACCGTTCAAGGGTTTGGGGGTGGCATGATTATGTCCACGGCCTTTACGGCAGTGGGGGATTTGTTTCCGCCCCGGGAGCGCGGACGCTGGCAAGGGCTGATGGGGGCTTCTTTTGGCATTGCCAGCGTGTTCGGCCCGACGATGGGCGGTTACATTGTCGACCATTTCCAATGGCACTGGGTGTTTTGGATTTTTCTCCCTTTCGGAGTCGTCGCCTTTTTCCTCATTTGGCGCTTGTTTCCTCAGACGGCTCAAAGCGGAAAAGAACCGATCGATTTTGCGGGAGCGGTCTTAATCGCCGGCACGATCATTCCACTGCTGTTGGCTTTCTCTTGGGCGGGTACCGACTATGCGTGGACGTCGCCTCAAATTGTCGGTTTGTTTGCCATTTCTGCCATGATGCTCGTGTTCTTTATATGGGTTGAAGGTAGAGCCACTAGCCCGATATTGCCTCTCCACTTGTTTCGAAACAGTGTGTTTACGATTTCCAACGCTGTCGGGTTTATGATGGGATTGGGGATGTTTGGCACGATTATGTACATGCCTTTCTTCATCCAAGGCGTGATGGGTGTTTCCGCCACCCAAACCGGCTTTATCATGATGGCGATGACGCTGAGCAACGTGACGGGAAGTGCCATCAGCGGGCACATCATGACGGCGACGGGAAGATACAAACGTCTGGCGCTGGCCGGCCTACTGGTCATGTTCGGCGGGCTCGGAGCTGCTGCCTGCTTGCACGTCGATGTGGCCACGTGGATGGTCGTCGTGAACATGGTAGTTTTCGGGTTTGGGTTGGGAACGTGCTTCCCGATTTTCACGCTGACGGTACAAAACGCGGTTCAACACCGCTTGCTCGGAGTCGCCACGTCTTCGGCACAGTTGTTTCGTCAGATGGGGGGGACGGTAGGTGTCGCGATTTTAGGGACGATCATGAACGGACTGATGGGGCAAAAATTGCACGAAATAACTCGCTTAACGGAACAACTCCCGGAGAGGGTAGAGGATCAAATCGGTGAATTGACGAACCCTCAAGTGTTGATGGACCACGAGCGACTAGCCCGAATCCAGCAGAGCATACCGGAACAGACTCAAGGTGTTTTTACCCAGTTGATCGGTGAGTTGCGTGATGCCCTCGGTTACGCGTTGAACGGTGCGTTTCTTGCGGCGGCGTGCGTCTTGTTCGTGGCGTTTATCTTGACCTTATTTTTAAAAGAGTTGGAACTGAAAACGACGAATAAGTGAGAGCGCTCGCTATGTCGCGGCAAGCTCTCCATTCACTTCGCCTTCTGATTGATTGGGGAAAATTGTATTTTATTATATGTTGCGAAAAATGTGTTATTATAGAATTGTAACCGGATACAAACTAAAAGAGGGAGGAAATGAACTGTGAGTCCTTGGATGACAGCGTTGGGAGCGCTTATTTTATTTTTCATGGGCTACCGTTTTTATTCGAAGTTTTTGGCAGAGAAGATTTACCAACTGGATCCGAACTTTCGCACGCCAGCCTACGAGTTTCGGGACGGGGTGGACTATTTGCCGACGAACAAATTCGTCTTGTGGGGACACCATTTCAGTTCCGTCGCCGGAGCCGCCCCCATTACCGGACCGGCCATCGCCATGATCTGGGGGTGGGGACCGGCTTTACTGTGGGTGGTCCTCGGCACAATCTTTTTTGCCGGCATGCACGACTTCGGCACACTGTGGGCATCAGTACGCAACAAAGGGCGGTCGATCGGCGTTATTACGAACGCTGTCATCGGTACGCGGGCAAAGGGGCTATTTCTGCTCATCATTTTCTTTTTGCTTCTTCTGGTGAACGCTGTCTTTGCCGTCGTCATTGCCGGCCTGTTTACGTCGTACCCGGAAAGCGTATTGCCGTACTGGCTGCAAATACCGGTTGCCGTGACGATCGGATTTCTGGTGTACAAGAGAGGGATAGGGTTATTCTGGCCTTCTATCATCGGACTGCTCTTGTTATTCACCTTTATTTTTATCGGAACTGGGCTCCCCTTGGCTCTGCCGGAGACGATCGCCGGCTTGCCTTCGTCAGCGTGGTGGGTGATCGTCATGCTCCTGTACGGAGCCATTGCCTCTCGGCTCCCGGTTTGGACCTTGTTGCAACCGCGCGACTACATCAATTCCCACTTGCTGTTTCTAGGGCTGATCGTCATTTACATCGGGTTGTTTGTAGGGCGGCCGGACTTTGTCGCGCCGGTCTTTAACACAAACGTACCCGAAGACACACCGCCTTTATTGCCTCTGTTGTTCGTTACCATTGCCTGTGGCGCCATTTCCGGCTTCCACGGGCTGGTCAGTTCCGGCACATCGTCCAAGCAGCTGGACAGGGAAACGGACGCGAGGTTTGTCGGGTATTTCGGAGCGATCGGTGAAGGGATGCTGGCCGTCGCTTCCGTCATGGCGACAGCTGCCGGCTTTGCCACGTTTGAAGCGTGGAGCGAACATTACGCCACGTGGGCTTCTGCCAGCGGCGGCGGAACGCCGGCGTTCGTA includes the following:
- a CDS encoding carbon starvation protein A codes for the protein MSPWMTALGALILFFMGYRFYSKFLAEKIYQLDPNFRTPAYEFRDGVDYLPTNKFVLWGHHFSSVAGAAPITGPAIAMIWGWGPALLWVVLGTIFFAGMHDFGTLWASVRNKGRSIGVITNAVIGTRAKGLFLLIIFFLLLLVNAVFAVVIAGLFTSYPESVLPYWLQIPVAVTIGFLVYKRGIGLFWPSIIGLLLLFTFIFIGTGLPLALPETIAGLPSSAWWVIVMLLYGAIASRLPVWTLLQPRDYINSHLLFLGLIVIYIGLFVGRPDFVAPVFNTNVPEDTPPLLPLLFVTIACGAISGFHGLVSSGTSSKQLDRETDARFVGYFGAIGEGMLAVASVMATAAGFATFEAWSEHYATWASASGGGTPAFVLGAGNLISNLGIPAVIGTTFISIMVVAFAATTLDTSMRLQRFILSEIGEQYNVPFLKNMNFSTVLVFLTCVALAFLADPSNPGSGGMVLWPLFGTTNQLTAGLSLIVLALLLWRMGRPVVYVVIPLVFVVTMTTASMVYNIMSYVQQGNILLVVVGTLVLALNVWLILEGMLAARRESNRPDIPSGPPHTR
- a CDS encoding Fur family transcriptional regulator, which produces MRSKVHLTTQRKAVYEVIRESNDHPTAATIIERLRDRGHNFAYGTIYNSLRYLTDVGLIRELRVGDAASRYDANVEEHHHIMCHVCGKIDEVNVTLPEEWLDAVAKETNYVVDAPLTSHQVVLKGVCSSCRNSARAWFV
- a CDS encoding tRNA-binding protein, coding for MATIEDWNKLDIRVGEVLDVKDFPEARKPAYRLWIDFGEALGVKQSSAQITELYDKEDLQGRQVIAVVNFPPLRIAGFKSEVLVLGVYAKEGVVLLQPDRNVRKGDKIG
- a CDS encoding catalase gives rise to the protein MADRKKLTTATGNPVSDNQNSMTAGSRGPTLLQDIHLIEKLAHFDRERIPERVVHAKGAGAFGYFEVTHDVTKWTKAKFLSEVGKRTPMLARFSTVAGEKGSADTERDPRGFALKFYTEDGNYDLVGNNTPVFFIRDAIKFPDFIHTQKRNPATNLKDPNAAWDFWSLSPESLHQVTILFSDRGIPKSYRHMNGYGSHTFKWTNADGESVWIKYHFKTDQGIQNLTQEEATRLAGEDPDYATRDLYEAVARGDYPSWTMYVQIMPLEEAKTYRFDPFDVTKVWPHKDYPLIPVGKMVLNRNPENYFVDIEQAAFSPAKIVPGIGFSPDKMLQGRLFSYSDTHRYRLGTNYELLPPNRARNEVNNYQRDGAMRFDENGGGSVNYEPNSYNGPVESPEDKQDPFEVSGMADSVSYDRDDHYTQPGNLYRLMSEEERARLVENIVNHMRPVKEDIKLRQIEHFRKADPEYGARVAEGLGLTAAIEK
- the coaA gene encoding type I pantothenate kinase; translation: MAHSEHLSPYLSFTREEWRQLRNSTPLPLTEEELVKLRGINEKISLEEVSEIYLPLSRLLNLYVASSQDAYRATKTFLGHPNEKVPYIIGIAGSVAVGKSTTARILQTLLSRWPNHPKVDLVTTDGFLYPNRILEERGLMKRKGFPESYDIRRLLQFLYDVKSGQPEVTAPVYSHLAYDILPNEVQVIRQPDIVIVEGLNVLQTGESEQRNGRYIPQLFVSDFFDFSIYVDAKEEDIARWYVERFKVLQRTAFSNPASYFHRYADLSEEEAEETAMGIWREINGRNLRRNILPTKWRAHLILEKGPNHFIQGVKLRKL
- a CDS encoding MDR family MFS transporter, translating into MEDLEIKKKITIMVAVMASVLFVALNQTIVGTALPMIVADIGGIHYFNWVFTAFMLASSVTAILVGKLSDIYGRKPFILAGLAIFTIGSLLNGTSDTIFQLIAYRTVQGFGGGMIMSTAFTAVGDLFPPRERGRWQGLMGASFGIASVFGPTMGGYIVDHFQWHWVFWIFLPFGVVAFFLIWRLFPQTAQSGKEPIDFAGAVLIAGTIIPLLLAFSWAGTDYAWTSPQIVGLFAISAMMLVFFIWVEGRATSPILPLHLFRNSVFTISNAVGFMMGLGMFGTIMYMPFFIQGVMGVSATQTGFIMMAMTLSNVTGSAISGHIMTATGRYKRLALAGLLVMFGGLGAAACLHVDVATWMVVVNMVVFGFGLGTCFPIFTLTVQNAVQHRLLGVATSSAQLFRQMGGTVGVAILGTIMNGLMGQKLHEITRLTEQLPERVEDQIGELTNPQVLMDHERLARIQQSIPEQTQGVFTQLIGELRDALGYALNGAFLAAACVLFVAFILTLFLKELELKTTNK